The Streptomyces collinus DNA segment AGTACCTCCGGCAGGTCCAGGTGGCGGGAGCGCAGCCATTCGCCGAGGGCCTTGGCCTGCGGGTCGAAGCGGTGCTGCGCGGCGACGCCGGCGCCGAGGATTCCCTCGACGACGAAGTTGAGGGCGCGCAGGTTCGGCAGCACGTGCCGTACGACGGTCAGTTCGCGGCTCTCGGGGATCAGCTCCCGGAACCGGTCGGCGGTCAGTTCGTGCGCGAGCCAGCGCCAGGCGTCGTCCGTGCGGGCCCACACCCCGACGTTGGCGTTACCGCCCTTGTCCCCGCTGCGGGCGCCCGCGACGAGGCCGAGGGGAGCCCTGGTGACCGGGCCGGGCGGGAGGGGCTCGGGGAGCGGCGGCTCCGGCACCTCGTCGAGTACGGCCGTGTCCTGGACCGGCGGCACGGGGACCCGGCGCCCGTCATGGAGGACGGCCACATGGTCGACGCCACCATGGGGGACGTACACATCCTCGAACACCCCATAGGGCGAGCCCTTGCCCGGTGGTGCCATCACATGGAAGCCGGGGTAGCTCGCCAGCGCCAGCTCCACGGCCGCCCCGCTCAGCGCCCGTCCGACGGCCTCCTGGTCGGAGTCCCGGACGACGAGCCGCAGCAGCGCGCTCGCGGTCTCCTCGCTCGGGGCGTCGGCGCGGTCGGTGCGGGCCAGCTCCCAGCGCACGTCGGCGACCTTGCCGAGGGCGGGTTCCATCTGGTCCCGCACCAGGGCGGCCTTGGCCTCGACATCGAGGCCGGTGAGCACGAAGACGACCTCGTTGCGGAAGCCGCCGAGCCGGTTGAGCCCGACCTTGAGGGTGGGCGGCGGTGCCTCCCCGCGCACGCCCTCGATGCGCACCCGGTCGGGCCCGTCCTGGCTCAGCCGTACGGTGTCCAGCCGGGCGGTGACGTCCGGCCCCGCGTACCGGGCACCGGCCGTCTCGTACAGCAGCTGCGCGGTGACCGTGCCGGTGTCGACGAAGCCGCCGGTGCCGGGGTGCTTGGTGATCACGCAGCCGCCGTCCTCGTGTATCTCGACGAGGGGGAAGCCGGGGCGGCGGACGTCGCCGTCCCGGAAGAAGGCGTAGTTGCCGCCGGTGGCCTGTGCCCCGCACTCCAGGACGTGCCCGGCGACGACGGCGCCCGCGAGCCGGTCGTAGTCCGTTTCGCTCCACCCGAAGTGGGCGGCGGCCGGCCCGGTGACGAGGGCGGCGTCCGTCACGCGCCCGGTGACGACGACGTCGGCGCCCGCCCGCAGGCACTGAGCGATGCCGAAGCCGCCGAGGTAGGCGTGGGCGGCGAGGGAGCCCGGGTGGGCGGCGGTGAGGTCGTCGCCCGTCACCTGGGCG contains these protein-coding regions:
- a CDS encoding acyclic terpene utilization AtuA family protein; translated protein: MTLRIGNASGFYGDRFDAMREMLTGGELDVLTGDYLAELTMLILGRDRLKDPAAGYARTFLRQLEDCLSLAHERGVRIVTNAGGLNPAGLADAVRQLADRLGIPVRVAQVTGDDLTAAHPGSLAAHAYLGGFGIAQCLRAGADVVVTGRVTDAALVTGPAAAHFGWSETDYDRLAGAVVAGHVLECGAQATGGNYAFFRDGDVRRPGFPLVEIHEDGGCVITKHPGTGGFVDTGTVTAQLLYETAGARYAGPDVTARLDTVRLSQDGPDRVRIEGVRGEAPPPTLKVGLNRLGGFRNEVVFVLTGLDVEAKAALVRDQMEPALGKVADVRWELARTDRADAPSEETASALLRLVVRDSDQEAVGRALSGAAVELALASYPGFHVMAPPGKGSPYGVFEDVYVPHGGVDHVAVLHDGRRVPVPPVQDTAVLDEVPEPPLPEPLPPGPVTRAPLGLVAGARSGDKGGNANVGVWARTDDAWRWLAHELTADRFRELIPESRELTVVRHVLPNLRALNFVVEGILGAGVAAQHRFDPQAKALGEWLRSRHLDLPEVLL